The following are from one region of the Acidobacteriota bacterium genome:
- a CDS encoding PEGA domain-containing protein yields MYEKNGKFKETAFIVLSSAAMPPAKPPDTGQNTESNRTLVLFSSIPPGAEIQMDGNFVGSTPSSIPAAPGEHSVRITKNGYRPWERTVKTLGGEVTISAELEAVSK; encoded by the coding sequence TTGTACGAAAAGAACGGTAAATTCAAGGAAACTGCTTTTATTGTTCTCAGTTCTGCCGCGATGCCTCCTGCAAAACCTCCGGACACGGGGCAAAACACTGAGTCCAACCGGACTTTGGTTCTTTTTTCTTCTATTCCGCCGGGAGCGGAGATTCAAATGGACGGGAACTTCGTCGGTTCTACACCCTCATCGATCCCGGCAGCACCAGGCGAACACTCCGTCAGAATCACAAAAAATGGATACAGGCCTTGGGAGCGCACCGTTAAGACTTTAGGTGGAGAAGTGACAATCAGTGCCGAATTGGAAGCCGTATCTAAGTGA